The genome window CAGGATTTAATCAATTTTTGATAAGTTTTGTAAGTTTTATTTTTATTTCAGGAGGAATACTTTTATTAGTTGAACCTCAAATAAGTAATTACTGGGATGGACTATGGTATGCTTTTGTCACATCAACAACAGTAGGTTACGGAGATATACTAGCTACTACTCTAATCGGACGTATTACTAGCGTCTTTTTAACTGTATATGGACTTATTTTTTTTGGATGCTTATCAGCCGTAATTGTCAATTACTACAGCAAATTAAATACACCTAATAATAAAACTGACTAACATATTTCTTAGTTACTGTAAAAAATAATTCTTTCTCTGCCAATTCCAAACGGCTACAATTTCCTGACCTCGCGATACTTCTTGACTATCCTCTCCAGTCTGAACAAGATTACCATCTTCGACATCATCTAAGTCTAATTCTTTCTTGATAGTCTTGAAGAGTTTGCCAAATCCAATCTGTCGTTTCCGATAAAGTCCCTCAAACAAATCACCCGTTATCCGTTCTTTCGTCTCTTCAGACAAGACAATCACTTGTTTGTCATTCTCTTTCTCGACATCAAATGGATTTTACTAATATTTCTCAAAATTATGAGGCTGGGACAAAAGTCCTAGCCTCTTTATTGTTTTTGGATTGTCGAGCAAGACGCAGTGGTTGAGTGGGCTCTACTACGCTGATTTCATCAGCTTTTACTGCCCTACTCAACTGTGCGGAGGTGGGACGACGAAATCGAATTCTAACGAATTACCGATTTCTGTCCCACTCTCTTGTATTTAATCAACCTTTTCTACCTTTAGCAATTGGCCATGTTTTAATTCATAAATGGTATCCACATAGGTCAGGATGGAGCGGTCATGGGTCACCATGATGGCGCTCTTGTTTTTGGATTTGACTTCTTTTCGGATCAATTGGGCGATTTCTTGCCCTCGATCTGGGTCTAGGCTAGCCGTTGGTTCATCGGCTAAAATGACCTGCGGATTTCCGATGAAGGCGCGAGCAATGGCTGCCCGTTGTTTTTGCCCACCGGACATCTGATTCGGGTATTGGTGGTAACAAGCTTCGATGTCCAGATCTGCCAAAAAAGCCTTGACTTCCTCATGGCGTTTTTTCTTGTCCTTTTCCCCCTTCAATTTGGCCACCAGTTCTAACTGGTCACCGATTTTCATATAGGAGAGGAGCTGGTGATCTTGAAAGATAAAGCCGAGCAATTCCAGCCGTTTTTGCGTCCACTGGCCTTGGTTGAGGCCGGTTAAGTCTTGGCCAGCGATAGAAATCCGCCCCTCGTCCGCTGATAAGAGTAAACCAGCGATAGCTAAGAGAGTGGATTTACCAGATCCTGAAGGGCCCAAGATCGCGACAAATTCGTTGGATTCGACGCTTAAATTCAGCTGGTTGAGGACATGGTGCATCTGGTTGCCATCGGCGTAGGATTTTCTGATATTTTCTAATGCGATAATGGCCATCTTATTCTCCATTTCCACCAATGACTTCGATTGGATCTACTTTTTTGATTTTGACAAGGGACAAGGCACCACACAAAATAGAGGTCAGGATAAAGCTAACTGAAATGGTGAGGTTGTCTTTCAGGGTCATAAAGGAAGGGACGCTATTGGGTAAAAATGGCACCATCATGGTTGCCAGGCCAAGACCAAGCAGTACTCCGATGAGGGAGATGATGGTGAGCTGGGATAGTTGGACATAGGTAATCTGGCTCATGGACATGCCAATGGCCTTCAAGACGCCGAACTGTTTCAACTTCTGCAGGGTCAGGATATAGAAGAAGACCCCAAGGATAGCAGAGGAAGCGAGTAGCAGCACCCACGTGATCATCCGTAGCGTCAGGTTTTGAGCCTTGTAGCCAGGGATTTTATCGATCACTTGCTTCTTATCAGCCACCATTAAGTTACTGGATAGATCGCTAGAAGTGATGCTCTTCTTGGTCACAAGGGTTTGGGCTTGCCATTGATAGCTTGGATCTGTTTTTTGCCGCATGCCTGTGTAGGTATCCGAGCTGATGAAACCAATCTCGCTATAGCCGTATTTGGCATTTTTCGCGAAGGCCACGACCTTGAGTTTTTGCTTAGAGGTTTTATCGATCACTTGATCGCCGACTTGGATCCCTTCATCCTCTTTGAAAGAACTGTCCAAAATGACCTCGTTTTTCTTTAAGTCGGAGATCTTGAGGTCGGTATCTTCTATGATTGGATTGAGGATTTCTTCTTCGTTGTGATCGGTCGCGAAGTAGGTGATATCCAGAGTATTGGAATCCTCTGATTTTGAGACGGTTGCTCGCTGGATGGACAAGCCCGAATAGTCCATCCCCTCTATCTTTTGGACCTCATCTAAATCCTTCACCTTAATAGTTGAAAAGGGGATAATCCCTTCTGAATCCGTCGAAAGGATGTAGTGCAGCGACCCATAGTTATCGATTTGGGCCGATACCGACCGGCCCAGTCCATTTGTCAGACCGGACAAGAATACCACCATAAACATGAGGATGGTAATGAGGAGTTCAATCAGGATAAACTTCTTGGGTTGGTATTTAATTTCATTCCATGCGATTTTCATATTCGTTCTCCTTTTAGCACGGAGGTGCTCGAGTAGCTCGGCACCTAAACATACTCTACCATCATACCACAAGTGGGGGGATAATAGGAGGCTGGTGTTTGGTAAAGTATGAAGGAATCAAAAATTATTGAATGATAAATAATGAAATTATATTTTTCTAAAAAAAGAAACGTTTTCCGGAAAGTTAAGAGTTTGCTCTGATGAATATTCAAGACTTAATTTAAGATTTTTAAAATTTTGTTATTTTTCAAATTACTGGTTTTAGGGGATTTCGCAATCGATAAATAAACAATTGATAGATGAGTCACATTGTATTTGACATTAAATGGACATTGGCAATGTTTTGGAAGAAAATAAGTAGAGGAGTAAGTGACTCTGTTGTTATAAGAAAAATGTGAGGATTCTTTTAGTTTGTCCTTAAATTTAGCTCTCCTTATAGCCACACATCATTTGATTTAGAGAAATAAACATGCTACAATGAAAGCGTATACAAAAATATAAGGAGGACATGAAAATGAAAAAAACAACTAAGTTT of Streptococcus sp. S5 contains these proteins:
- a CDS encoding protein rep, which encodes MIVLSEETKERITGDLFEGLYRKRQIGFGKLFKTIKKELDLDDVEDGNLVQTGEDSQEVSRGQEIVAVWNWQRKNYFLQ
- a CDS encoding ABC transporter permease is translated as MKIAWNEIKYQPKKFILIELLITILMFMVVFLSGLTNGLGRSVSAQIDNYGSLHYILSTDSEGIIPFSTIKVKDLDEVQKIEGMDYSGLSIQRATVSKSEDSNTLDITYFATDHNEEEILNPIIEDTDLKISDLKKNEVILDSSFKEDEGIQVGDQVIDKTSKQKLKVVAFAKNAKYGYSEIGFISSDTYTGMRQKTDPSYQWQAQTLVTKKSITSSDLSSNLMVADKKQVIDKIPGYKAQNLTLRMITWVLLLASSAILGVFFYILTLQKLKQFGVLKAIGMSMSQITYVQLSQLTIISLIGVLLGLGLATMMVPFLPNSVPSFMTLKDNLTISVSFILTSILCGALSLVKIKKVDPIEVIGGNGE
- a CDS encoding potassium channel family protein, with amino-acid sequence MFINTITKENQMKRLNTLFHIIKVTGFNQFLISFVSFIFISGGILLLVEPQISNYWDGLWYAFVTSTTVGYGDILATTLIGRITSVFLTVYGLIFFGCLSAVIVNYYSKLNTPNNKTD
- a CDS encoding ABC transporter ATP-binding protein, whose amino-acid sequence is MAIIALENIRKSYADGNQMHHVLNQLNLSVESNEFVAILGPSGSGKSTLLAIAGLLLSADEGRISIAGQDLTGLNQGQWTQKRLELLGFIFQDHQLLSYMKIGDQLELVAKLKGEKDKKKRHEEVKAFLADLDIEACYHQYPNQMSGGQKQRAAIARAFIGNPQVILADEPTASLDPDRGQEIAQLIRKEVKSKNKSAIMVTHDRSILTYVDTIYELKHGQLLKVEKVD